The Candidatus Obscuribacterales bacterium genome includes a window with the following:
- a CDS encoding NUDIX domain-containing protein, with the protein MSERSQRKPTDLVSPLAEFKVGVDSVIFSVDSDQNRLLVLLVMRQDAPFSGEWSLPGTLVRQGESLEGSAYRVLSEKIRVENLYLEQLYTFGGPDRDPREAETSYGVRYLSVSYFALVRFAEAELIADGVNGIAWYPLGQVPRLAFDHQQILDYGYRRLRNKLEYSPIAFDVLPEMFTLNDLYQLYTTVLGDHFADYSNFRTRILKLGILSDTGIKTSRGAGRPASLYRFDAEAFAPLKDKPLVFV; encoded by the coding sequence ATGTCAGAACGGAGCCAACGAAAGCCTACCGACCTGGTAAGCCCACTTGCCGAGTTTAAGGTGGGAGTTGATAGCGTCATCTTTTCGGTAGACAGTGACCAAAATCGCCTCCTAGTGCTCTTGGTTATGCGCCAAGATGCGCCTTTTTCCGGCGAATGGAGCCTACCTGGCACCTTAGTCCGTCAAGGAGAATCCCTAGAAGGCTCAGCCTATCGAGTGCTCTCCGAAAAAATCCGCGTCGAAAACCTTTACCTCGAACAGCTCTATACCTTCGGCGGCCCCGACCGCGATCCCAGGGAAGCCGAAACCAGCTATGGCGTACGCTACCTATCCGTTAGTTACTTTGCTCTTGTGCGGTTTGCCGAAGCCGAATTAATTGCCGATGGCGTCAATGGCATTGCCTGGTACCCCCTAGGGCAAGTTCCCAGATTGGCATTTGACCACCAGCAAATCCTCGACTATGGCTACCGCCGCCTGCGCAATAAGTTGGAATACAGCCCCATTGCCTTTGACGTTTTACCCGAAATGTTTACCCTCAATGATCTGTACCAGCTCTATACCACCGTCTTGGGTGACCATTTTGCTGACTATTCCAACTTCCGCACTCGCATCCTCAAACTAGGCATCCTCAGCGATACAGGCATTAAAACCTCCCGTGGAGCCGGGCGTCCCGCCAGCCTCTATCGATTTGATGCCGAAGCCTTTGCACCGCTGAAGGATAAACCCCTCGTCTTTGTCTAG
- a CDS encoding NAD+ synthase — protein sequence MTPPTLSLAIAQLNPTIGDLAGNAQQILTAAQTAAAQGVRLLLTPELSLCGYPPRDLLMQPRFIQAMADTLHQLARDLPPQIAVLVGTIDPNQRSPQGEKPLFNSVALLEQGDIQQIFHKRLLPTYDVFDEDRYFQPGEDINTFAVTLSDGYRVTLGVTICEDLWNDEEFWGKRSYQVDPIADLASHGVDLVLNLSASPYSVGKQAIREAMLRHAALRHQVPILYVNQVGGNDDLIFDGSSVAMNAQGQTVVRALPFQPDLQFLDYDLALGDVTADPEAIAPQPASHDGEIWSALVLGVQDYARKCGFSRAVIGLSGGIDSALVAAIATAALGADQVLGVLMPSPYSSDHSLADAYALAKNLGIRTETLPIAGLMSAYDDTLEDLFAGTSFGIAEENIQSRIRGNLLMAIANKFGYLLLSTGNKSELAVGYCTLYGDMNGGLAAIADVPKTRVYSLCRWLNSNDDPAVPWRLPQSTSGEIIPNAILTKPPSAELKPDQKDSDSLPDYDTLDDILCRLVTRHQSPSDIVAAGHDPGIVNRVMQLVTRAEFKRKQAPPGLKITDRAFGTGWRMPIASRWIATVPSPSSAS from the coding sequence ATGACTCCTCCCACCCTCTCCCTGGCGATCGCTCAACTGAATCCGACCATTGGTGACCTTGCGGGCAATGCTCAGCAGATTTTGACCGCCGCCCAAACGGCTGCGGCCCAGGGGGTGCGGTTACTGCTCACCCCAGAACTCTCCCTCTGTGGCTATCCCCCCCGCGACCTGCTGATGCAGCCTCGGTTCATCCAGGCCATGGCAGATACGCTGCACCAGTTAGCCCGTGACCTGCCGCCCCAGATCGCTGTCTTGGTGGGTACCATTGATCCCAATCAGCGATCGCCCCAGGGAGAGAAACCGCTGTTCAACAGCGTGGCGTTGTTAGAACAGGGTGACATTCAACAGATCTTTCACAAGCGTCTATTGCCGACCTACGATGTTTTTGACGAAGATCGATACTTTCAACCAGGGGAAGATATCAACACCTTTGCAGTGACCTTATCCGATGGCTATCGCGTGACGCTAGGAGTGACCATCTGCGAAGACCTCTGGAACGATGAGGAGTTTTGGGGCAAGCGCAGCTATCAGGTGGATCCCATTGCTGATTTAGCCAGCCATGGCGTCGATCTAGTTCTGAATCTATCGGCATCTCCCTACAGCGTCGGTAAGCAAGCGATTCGAGAGGCGATGCTACGCCATGCTGCCCTGCGTCACCAGGTACCTATTCTCTACGTCAATCAAGTCGGCGGTAATGATGATTTGATCTTCGACGGCAGTAGCGTGGCCATGAATGCTCAGGGACAGACCGTGGTGCGTGCCTTGCCCTTCCAGCCTGACCTCCAGTTTCTAGACTACGACCTAGCCCTTGGTGACGTGACCGCAGATCCAGAGGCGATCGCTCCCCAGCCCGCCAGCCATGATGGGGAAATCTGGTCAGCGCTGGTGCTGGGCGTTCAGGACTATGCTAGAAAATGCGGCTTTTCCCGAGCGGTCATCGGTCTCAGCGGCGGTATTGACTCTGCTCTGGTAGCGGCGATCGCCACCGCCGCTCTAGGAGCCGATCAGGTGCTGGGCGTCCTGATGCCCTCTCCCTACAGCTCCGACCATTCCCTTGCAGATGCCTACGCCCTGGCCAAAAACTTGGGCATCCGCACTGAAACCTTACCGATCGCTGGCTTAATGTCTGCCTATGATGACACCTTGGAGGATCTGTTTGCCGGCACCAGCTTTGGCATTGCCGAGGAAAATATCCAGTCTCGGATTCGCGGCAATTTACTGATGGCGATCGCCAACAAGTTTGGCTACCTGCTGCTGTCTACCGGCAATAAGTCAGAGCTGGCGGTAGGCTACTGCACCCTCTACGGCGATATGAATGGTGGTCTAGCGGCGATCGCTGATGTCCCCAAAACGCGGGTTTATTCCCTCTGTCGCTGGCTCAATTCTAATGACGACCCAGCGGTGCCCTGGCGGCTGCCGCAGAGCACTTCGGGAGAGATCATCCCCAATGCCATTCTCACCAAACCCCCCAGCGCCGAACTCAAACCCGACCAGAAAGATTCCGACTCCCTGCCCGACTACGACACCCTGGATGATATTCTCTGCCGACTGGTCACCCGCCACCAGTCTCCGAGCGACATTGTTGCTGCCGGCCATGACCCAGGTATTGTCAATCGCGTCATGCAGCTTGTCACCCGCGCCGAATTTAAGCGCAAGCAGGCCCCTCCCGGCTTAAAGATCACCGATCGCGCTTTTGGTACCGGTTGGCGGATGCCCATCGCTAGCCGCTGGATCGCCACGGTTCCATCTCCTAGTTCCGCCTCCTAG
- the clpS gene encoding ATP-dependent Clp protease adapter ClpS, with protein sequence MTASPTITPDRVKQTTRKTYPNFKVIVLNDDFNTFQHVAACLMKYIPQMTSDRAWELTNQVHFEGQAIVWTGPQEQAELYHQQLSRAGLTMAPLEAA encoded by the coding sequence ATGACTGCATCCCCCACTATCACCCCTGATCGAGTTAAACAAACCACACGCAAAACCTATCCCAACTTTAAGGTGATTGTGTTGAATGACGACTTCAACACCTTTCAGCACGTGGCTGCCTGTTTGATGAAATACATTCCCCAAATGACCAGCGATCGCGCCTGGGAACTCACCAATCAGGTGCATTTTGAGGGGCAAGCCATTGTTTGGACGGGGCCGCAAGAACAGGCGGAACTGTACCATCAGCAACTCAGTCGCGCCGGGCTCACCATGGCTCCCTTGGAAGCCGCCTAA
- a CDS encoding DUF2103 domain-containing protein — protein MAQPPSGRLVWNHSTHIPGLIPILETLLKRQTTITTITPAVIGRSRAHSPKLTLRVSVPVLGGFKLIARKGKQFQEVFVITTLEKPDLEEAIADVLTK, from the coding sequence ATGGCTCAACCACCCAGCGGACGCTTGGTTTGGAATCATTCCACCCACATTCCCGGACTGATACCTATCCTAGAAACGTTACTCAAACGTCAAACCACCATCACCACCATCACACCAGCGGTAATCGGGCGATCGCGGGCCCATAGTCCTAAGCTCACGCTGCGTGTCTCCGTGCCAGTCCTGGGTGGCTTTAAGCTGATCGCCCGAAAAGGCAAGCAATTTCAAGAAGTATTTGTAATTACAACGCTGGAAAAACCAGATCTAGAAGAGGCGATCGCTGACGTGCTGACCAAGTAG
- a CDS encoding J domain-containing protein — translation MAELFNILPFLVSMNLPDCYRLLGLRTGAPAEDIKASYRRLARLYHPDVNPGDQAAEEKFIQITEAYKYLMDVVPEETSRSTSTPSATPSPTPSSQPPKVRIHVKRPAERSPSPSPSKSPAPQIRLDPTLSDTDRKLKQHSYKQLQHLLKEQRFPRAIALVEGLSQRLPKDREVKQWQAITYQRFGQHLVRQRQLDKARIYLKKALQTDPNNRSLWLEVERVFRQIEQLL, via the coding sequence ATGGCAGAATTGTTCAACATTCTGCCATTTTTGGTCTCTATGAATCTACCGGATTGCTATCGACTATTGGGATTACGGACGGGCGCACCGGCAGAAGATATCAAGGCGTCCTACCGGCGTTTGGCACGGTTATATCACCCCGATGTTAACCCTGGCGATCAAGCAGCGGAAGAAAAGTTCATCCAGATCACCGAAGCCTATAAGTACTTAATGGATGTGGTGCCCGAAGAGACGTCTCGGTCTACGTCTACACCGAGTGCGACGCCCTCTCCAACGCCGTCGTCTCAGCCTCCTAAGGTGCGTATCCATGTCAAGCGGCCAGCGGAGCGATCGCCCTCTCCTAGTCCGTCAAAATCCCCTGCGCCCCAGATTCGTCTTGATCCCACCCTGTCGGACACCGATCGCAAGCTAAAGCAGCACAGCTACAAGCAGCTTCAGCACCTGCTCAAAGAGCAGCGGTTTCCCAGGGCCATCGCTTTGGTGGAAGGCTTATCCCAGCGATTGCCGAAAGATCGGGAAGTGAAGCAGTGGCAGGCGATTACCTATCAGCGCTTTGGTCAACATCTCGTGAGGCAACGGCAGCTTGATAAGGCCAGGATTTACCTCAAAAAAGCGCTACAAACCGATCCCAATAATCGATCGCTCTGGCTAGAAGTGGAGCGGGTGTTTCGGCAGATTGAACAATTGCTTTAA
- a CDS encoding ATP-dependent Clp protease proteolytic subunit codes for MPIGTPKVPYRLPGSQYTQWIDIYTRLNQERIIFLGQEVTDGLANSIVAAMLYLDSDDPGKPIYLYINSPGGSVTAGMAIYDTMQYIKSEVVTICVGLAASMGAFLLAAGSKGKRLALPHARIMIHQPLGGVGRRQATDIQIEAKEILRVRQQLNEMLAARTGKTVEQIAKDTDRDYFMSAAEAVEYGLIDRVVESPPST; via the coding sequence ATGCCCATCGGCACACCTAAAGTTCCCTATCGGCTACCCGGTAGCCAATATACCCAGTGGATTGACATTTACACCCGCCTCAACCAAGAGCGGATCATTTTCCTGGGACAAGAAGTCACCGATGGCTTGGCCAATTCCATCGTTGCTGCCATGCTCTACCTGGATTCTGATGATCCCGGTAAGCCCATCTATCTGTATATCAACTCGCCCGGTGGTTCCGTGACGGCGGGCATGGCCATCTACGACACCATGCAGTACATCAAGTCTGAAGTGGTGACGATTTGTGTTGGTTTGGCTGCATCCATGGGAGCTTTTCTGTTGGCGGCGGGTAGCAAGGGCAAGCGCTTGGCCCTGCCCCATGCGCGGATCATGATTCACCAACCCTTGGGGGGTGTGGGTCGTCGGCAGGCCACGGATATCCAAATCGAGGCGAAGGAAATTTTACGCGTGCGCCAGCAGTTGAACGAAATGCTAGCGGCTCGTACCGGAAAAACAGTTGAGCAAATCGCCAAAGATACCGATCGCGACTACTTTATGTCGGCAGCGGAAGCGGTTGAGTATGGTTTGATTGATCGTGTTGTGGAAAGTCCACCCTCGACCTAA
- a CDS encoding ATP-dependent Clp protease proteolytic subunit, with amino-acid sequence MNSPIQAVQSTYGGDAYYRTPPPDLPSLLLKERIVYLGLPLYSSDEVKQQVGIDVTELIIAQLLYLQFDDPDKPIYFYINSTGTSWYGGDAIGFETEAFAICDTIDYIKPAVHTICIGQAMGTAAMILSAGTKGFRASLPHATIVLNQTRSGAQGQATDIQIRAKEVLTNKQTTLEIMAKNTGKTVEQIAKDTDRMFYLTPQEALEYGLIDRVLASSKELPTAPVASLT; translated from the coding sequence ATGAATTCACCTATCCAGGCGGTTCAGTCTACATATGGTGGTGATGCTTACTATCGCACACCCCCTCCAGACCTACCGTCGCTCTTGTTGAAAGAGCGTATTGTGTACTTGGGGTTACCCCTGTATTCCTCTGATGAGGTGAAACAACAGGTTGGTATTGACGTAACTGAGTTGATTATTGCTCAGTTGCTCTACCTGCAGTTTGATGATCCGGACAAACCGATTTATTTCTACATCAACTCGACCGGAACCTCTTGGTACGGCGGAGATGCAATTGGGTTTGAAACCGAAGCCTTTGCTATCTGTGACACGATTGACTACATTAAGCCAGCGGTTCATACCATCTGCATTGGGCAGGCTATGGGAACTGCGGCCATGATTTTGTCAGCGGGTACGAAGGGCTTCCGTGCTAGCTTACCCCATGCCACCATTGTGCTGAACCAAACTCGCAGTGGTGCTCAAGGGCAGGCCACCGATATTCAGATTCGGGCCAAGGAAGTGCTGACCAACAAGCAAACGACCCTGGAAATTATGGCAAAAAACACCGGCAAAACGGTGGAGCAAATTGCCAAAGATACGGATCGAATGTTCTACCTGACTCCCCAAGAAGCCTTGGAGTATGGCTTAATCGATCGCGTGTTGGCGAGTTCTAAGGAATTACCCACTGCGCCCGTGGCGTCGCTCACCTAA